The following are from one region of the Arachis duranensis cultivar V14167 chromosome 10, aradu.V14167.gnm2.J7QH, whole genome shotgun sequence genome:
- the LOC107471463 gene encoding digalactosyldiacylglycerol synthase 1, chloroplastic — protein sequence MATQRQPSTSSNAFSFLSKGWREVRDSADADLRLMRDRANSFKNLATSFDRELENFFNSAPPPFAVPAMRTAGPLPPPAEIDFVKKLQPKLKEIRRAYSSPEFSKKVLEKWRPRATIRIDLSAIRNAIVSEVEEEDEDSDATVGFERGKRGRRLSLKEFWGEWVGEAEGEGSGGGDWEPIRALKSRFKDFEKRSSSSEIFDGFKNSEFLEKVKSSLKSMRWDHQDSKEVPPLDVPELLAYFVKQSGPFLDQLGVRRDICDKIVESLYSKRKNQLLFQSLSGDESSVLENGNINDELDLRIASVLQSTGHRYDGGLWTDRGKPLDNERHVAIVTTASLPWMTGTAVNPLFRAAYLSQSAKQKVTLLVPWLCKSDQELVYPSNLTFSSPEEQEVYIRSWLEERIGFRPDFKISFYPGKFSKARRSIIPAGDTSQFIPSRDADIAILEEPEHLNWYHHGKRWTDKFNHVVGVVHTNYLEYIKREKNGALQAFFVKHINNWVARAYCNKVLRLSAATQDMPKSIICNVHGVNPKFLKIGEKIAAERELGQKAFTKGAYFLGKMVWAKGYKELIDLLAKHKTDLDGFKLDVFGNGEDATEVQSAARRLSLNLNFQRGRDHADDSLHGYKVFINPSISDVLCTATAEALAMGKFVVCADHPSNEFFRSFPNCLTYKTSEDFVAKVKEALENEPHPLTPEQRYQLSWEAATHRFMEYSDLDKILNKEKDGANSSTDKRMMAKSMSLPNLSAAVDGGLAFAHYCLTGNEFLRLCTGAIPGTRDYDKQHCKDLNLLPPQVENPIYGW from the exons ATGGCGACCCAGCGCCAACCTTCCACCTCGTCGAACGCGTTTTCGTTCCTCTCCAAGGGTTGGAGGGAGGTTCGTGACTCGGCCGACGCTGATCTTAGGCTTATGAGGGACCGAGCCAACTCGTTCAAGAATCTAGCCACGTCGTTTGACAGGGAGCTCGAGAACTTCTTCAACTCCGCGCCGCCTCCCTTCGCCGTGCCGGCCATGCGCACCGCCGGGCCCCTTCCCCCGCCGGCCGAGATCGATTTCGTGAAGAAGCTGCAGCCGAAGCTCAAGGAGATTCGGAGGGCGTACTCTTCCCCTGAATTCAGCAAGAAGGTTCTGGAGAAATGGCGCCCCAGGGCAACGATTCGGATTGACCTTTCTGCGATTCGAAACGCCATCGTTTCGGAGGTGGAGGAGGAAGACGAAGATAGCGATGCTACTGTGGGGTTTGAGAGGGGGAAGAGGGGGCGGAGGTTGAGCTTGAAGGAGTTTTGGGGCGAGTGGGTTGGGGAGGCTGAAGGTGAgggtagtggtggtggtgattgGGAACCAATTCGAGCTTTGAAGAGCAGGTTCAAGGACTTTGAGAAGCGTAGTTCCTCCTCTGAGATTTTCGATGGCTTCAAGAACAGTGAATTTCTCGAGAAAGTCAAGTCCAGCCTG AAATCAATGCGCTGGGATCATCAAGACTCAAAG GAAGTGCCACCATTGGACGTACCAGAACTTCTGGCCTACTTCGTTAAACAATCTGGGCCATTTTTGGATCAACTTGGAGTTAGAAGAG ACATATGTGACAAGATAGTGGAAAGCTTGTATAGCAAACGCAAGAACCAACTTCTGTTTCAGTCTCTTTCTGGGGATGAATCTTCTGTTCTTGAGAATGGAAACATAAATGACGAGTTGGATTTGCGAATAGCAAGTGTCCTTCAGAGCACAGGTCACCGGTATGATGGTGGATTGTGGACAGACCGTGGAAAACCATTGGACAATGAAAGACATGTTGCAATAGTCACAACTGCTAGTCTTCCTTGGATGACTGGAACAGCTGTAAATCCACTGTTTCGAGCCGCATATTTATCACAATCTGCAAAGCAGAAAGTTACTTTGCTGGTTCCTTGGCTTTGTAAATCAGATCAAGAACTTGTTTATCCCAGCAATCTCACTTTTTCTTCACCAGAAGAGCAAGAAGTTTATATACGTAGCTGGCTTGAGGAAAGGATTGGTTTTAGGCCAGacttcaaaatttctttttatcctggGAAG ttttcaaaagcaagacgAAGTATTATTCCTGCCGGAGATACTTCTCAATTTATACCATCCAGGGATGCTGATATTGCTATCTTGGAAGAACCGGAACATTTGAATTGGTATCATCATGGTAAGCGTTGGACAGACAAATTCAACCATGTTGTTGGTGTTGTCCATACAAATTATTTAGAATATATCAAGAGGGAGAAAAATGGAGCGCTCCAAGCTTTCTTTGTGAAACACATAAACAACTGGGTTGCCAGAGCGTACTGCAACAAG GTTCTTCGTCTCTCAGCTGCCACTCAGGATATGCCGAAGTCTATAATTTGCAATGTTCATGGTGTGAATCCCAAGTTCTTAAAAATTGGAGAAAAGATTGCTGCAGAAAGGGAGCTAGGGCAAAAAGCCTTTACAAAAGGAGCATATTTCTTGGGAAAGATGGTATGGGCGAAGGGATATAAGGAGTTGATAGATTTATTGGCAAAACATAAGACTGACCTTGATGGCTTCAAGTTGGATGTATTTGGAAATGGTGAGGATGCTACGGAAGTGCAGAGTGCAGCTAGAAGGTTAAGCTTGAACCTCAACTTCCAGAGAGGAAGAGACCATGCAGATGATTCTCTTCACGG GTACAAAGTGTTCATAAATCCAAGCATTAGCGATGTTCTATGCACTGCTACAGCTGAGGCACTTGCCATGGGGAAATTTGTAGTTTGTGCGGATCATCCGTCAAACGAGTTCTTCAGGTCATTTCCCAACTGTTTGACTTACAAGACATCAGAAGACTTCGTTGCAAAAGTAAAAGAAGCATTGGAAAATGAGCCTCATCCTTTGACACCTGAGCAAAGATATCAACTTTCTTGGGAGGCTGCTACTCATAGATTTATGGAATATTCTGACCTTGACAAAATCCTGAACAAGGAAAAGGATGGTGCAAACTCAAGTACAGATAAGAGAATGATGGCTAAGTCCATGTCACTGCCAAATCTGTCGGCTGCAGTAGATGGTGGCTTAGCATTCGCTCACTACTGTCTCACAGGAAATGAATTCCTGAGATTATGTACCGGAGCAATACCTGGGACACGCGACTATGACAAGCAGCACTGTAAAGACCTGAATCTCTTGCCTCCACAGGTAGAAAATCCTATCTATGGCTGGTGA
- the LOC107471425 gene encoding aluminum-activated malate transporter 8-like has product MDSGGFFKSNVMNVAKSIKKTGKDDPRRVIHSLKVGLALTLVSLFYYSRPLYDGFGVAGMWAVLTVVVVFEFTVGGTLSKGLNRGCATLLAGALGVGAQHLAIAFGKKGEPIVLGALLFILAAGATFLRFFPRIKARYDYGVVIFILTFSLVTVSGFRVNEILELAEQRLLTILIGGATCMVVSILVCPVWAGQELHNLVASNIQKLANYLEGFQAEYFQDKQKSKSSLQGYKSVLGSKASEESLGNLARWEPGHGAFRLRHPWKQYLKLGALARECAYKIETLNTYLNPEIQECMELRCKFEEPCKIMSSESSKALKAISSSMKTMTAPSAAKCHIENSKTATKLLKVALETISLEDAQLIAIIPVVTIASILEEITKTVEKVYDSASELSNLAHFKNVESNVSPEKQPPPHLLHRGTINPLVVDIANNNNNNNNNNNNNDQIEITIHDIISSESPEKVENAPPKSCAENAQSNSCAVVNIIVCH; this is encoded by the exons ATGGATAGTGGTGGATTCTTCAAATCCAACGTTATGAATGTTGCAAAAAGCATAAAGAAGACTGGGAAAGATGACCCTAGACGAGTGATTCACTCGTTAAAAGTGGGACTCGCTCTCACTTTGGTCTCATTGTTCTACTACTCAAGGCCTCTTTATGACGGTTTCGGAGTTGCCGGAATGTGGGCGGTTCTTACCGTCGTTGTAGTCTTCGAATTCACCGTAG GTGGAACTCTAAGCAAGGGTCTAAATAGAGGATGTGCCACACTATTAGCCGGTGCTTTAGGGGTTGGAGCTCAGCATTTAGCTATTGCTTTTGGAAAAAAGGGAGAACCCATTGTCCTTGGAGCCCTTCTTTTCATTCTAG CGGCAGGGGCAACGTTCTTGAGATTTTTCCCAAGAATCAAGGCAAGATATGACTATGGAGTGGTGATATTTATATTGACGTTCAGTTTAGTAACAGTGTCAGGATTCAGAGTGAATGAGATATTGGAGCTTGCTGAGCAGAGACTCTTAACAATCTTGATTGGTGGAGCCACATGCATGGTTGTCTCAATATTGGTTTGTCCAGTTTGGGCGGGTCAAGAGCTTCATAACTTGGTTGCTTCCAACATACAAAAGCTTGCCAATTACCTTGAAGGATTTCAAGCAGAATATTTTCAAGACAAACAAAAATCTAAGTCATCTCTTCAAGGATATAAAAGTGTTCTTGGTTCTAAAGCATCTGAAGAGTCCTTG GGGAATTTGGCGAGGTGGGAGCCTGGACATGGAGCTTTTCGTCTTCGTCATCCATGGAAGCAGTACTTGAAGCTTGGTGCACTTGCTAGAGAATGTGCTTACAAAATTGAAACTCTCAACACCTATCTTAACCCTGAAATCCAA GAATGTATGGAATTAAGGTGTAAATTTGAAGAACCATGCAAAATAATGAGTTCAGAGTCAAGCAAAGCACTGAAGGCAATATCTTCATCAATGAAAACAATGACGGCTCCTTCCGCCGCTAAATGCCacatagaaaattctaaaactgCCACTAAATTACTCAAAGTTGCACTGGAAACAATTTCACTAGAGGATGCTCAACTCATAGCTATAATCCCAGTGGTCACCATTGCATCAATACTAGAAGAAATCACTAAGACAGTTGAAAAGGTTTATGATTCGGCTTCCGAGCTTTCTAATTTAGCGCATTTCAAGAACGTTGAATCAAATGTCTCGCCGGAGAAGCAGCCACCACCGCACCTACTCCACCGTGGCACCATAAACCCTCTTGTGGTGGACattgctaataataataataataataataataataataataataatgaccaAATTGAAATAACTATCCATGACATAATAAGTTCTGAATCGCCTGAAAAGGTAGAAAATGCACCACCAAAATCTTGTGCAGAAAATGCACAATCAAACTCTTGTGCAGTTGTAAATATAATTGTATGTCATTAA